One window from the genome of Eucalyptus grandis isolate ANBG69807.140 chromosome 7, ASM1654582v1, whole genome shotgun sequence encodes:
- the LOC104425965 gene encoding LOW QUALITY PROTEIN: ABC transporter A family member 2 (The sequence of the model RefSeq protein was modified relative to this genomic sequence to represent the inferred CDS: inserted 2 bases in 1 codon), whose product MEMEIEVEKSKSRNRESDGSMALQSGAALLLQQYKALFAKNLLLSWRNKRATFLQLFASLFFIFLIFCIQEAIDARFARSSAYKTVTDPVALVDXPIPPCEDKFYIRSPCFDFVWSGNASAQAAAIVAAIRNNNPGRPIPESRVLSFGTTEEVDAWLYSNPLRCPGALHFPVTNSSFISYGVQTNSTPVTKRGQFEDPTFKFQIPLQIAAEREIARSLLGDSQFSWVVGLKEFAHPPVETFSAIANVGPAFFLAVAMFSFVLQISSLVTEKELKLRQAMTVMGLYDTAYWLSWLTWEGIMIILSSLFIVLFGMMFQFDFFLHNSFPVVFLLFFLFQLNMVGFAFMLSAFISQASSCTTVGFSTFIIGFLTQLVVLFGFPYSQSFSNVYRSIWSLFPPNLLAEALNLLSQATSTPDDPGISWSRRAKCAPNDTECVMTINDIYEWLVATFFVWFILAIYFDNIIPNAYGVRKPMFYFLNPGYWMGKGGGKVKEGGICSCIGSARPPEHGTPDDEDVLQEESIVKAQAKEGLVDTNVAVQIRGLVKTYPGTTQLGCCKCKRTSTYHAIKGLWVNLPKDQLFCLLGPNGAGKTTTINCLTGITPVTGGDALVYGYSIRNSVGMSNIRKIIGVCPQFDILWDLLTGKEHLYLFANIKGLPPATIKSVVEKSLAEVRLTEAGKVRAGSYSGGMKRRLSVAIALIGDPKLVVLDEPTTGMDPITRRHVWDIIEDAKKGRAIILTTHSMEEADILSDRIGIMAKGRLRCIGTSIRLKSRFGTGFVANVSFTASNATSPPGGDVFSKTYQEAVKQFFKTHLDVVPKEENKAFLTFVIPHDREALLTKFFAELQDKQGEFGIADIQLGLTTLEEVFLNIARQAELENAAAERRLATLTLTSGTLLQIPVGARFVGIPGTESAENSNGVMVEVYWQQDDSGALCISGHSSEMPIPPSVQLPATSAANTRRGLLGRTGPVHGIVLDSNQITTAYPQ is encoded by the exons atggaaatggaaatcGAAGTCGAGAAATCGAAATCGAGGAATCGAGAATCCGATGGATCCATGGCGTTGCAGAGCGGGGCGGCGCTGCTGCTGCAGCAGTACAAGGCGCTGTTCGCGAAGAACCTGCTGCTGTCGTGGCGGAACAAGCGGGCGACCTTCCTCCAGCTCTTCGCctccctcttcttcatcttcctcatcttctgcATCCAGGAGGCCATCGACGCCCGCTTCGCCCGCTCCTCCGCCTACAAGACCGTGACCGACCCGGTGGCCCTGGTGGA CCCCATCCCGCCCTGCGAGGACAAGTTCTACATCCGCTCCCCCTGCTTCGACTTCGTCTGGAGCGGCAACGCCAGCGCCCAAGCCGCCGCGATCGTGGCCGCCATCCGGAACAACAACCCCGGCCGCCCCATCCCCGAGAGCAGG GTTTTGTCGTTCGGAACGACCGAGGAAGTGGACGCGTGGTTGTATAGTAATCCTTTGCGGTGTCCCGGAGCTTTGCATTTCCCGGTGACGAATTCCAGCTTCATCTCGTACGGCGTACAAACTAACTCCACTCCAGTCACGAAGCGAGGTCAATTTGAGGATCCCACTTTCAAGTTTCAGATACCTCTCCAGATTGCGGCGGAGCGGGAAATCGCGCGGTCTCTGCTTGGAG ATTCGCAGTTCAGTTGGGTTGTTGGGCTGAAGGAATTTGCACACCCTCCAGTCGAGACGTTCTCTGCAATTGCCAATGTGGGGCCGGCCTTCTTCCTTGCAGTCGCCATGTTTAGCTTCGTACTTCAAATCAGTTCTTTGGTCACGGAAAAGGAGCTGAAACTCCGCCAG GCGATGACCGTGATGGGCCTTTATGATACTGCCTATTGGCTTTCATGGCTCACGTGGGAGGGCATTATGATCATTCTCTCTTCATTGTTCATAGTCCTCTTCGGGATGATGTTtcagtttgattttttcttgCATAACAGCTTCCCTGTCGTGTTCCTGTTGTTCTTCCTATTCCAACTCAACATG GTTGGCTTTGCCTTCATGTTGTCAGCCTTCATTAGCCAGGCCTCTTCATGCACGACTGTGGGTTTCTCCACATTTATAATTGGCTTTCTCACTCAG CTCGTTGTCTTGTTTGGATTCCCCTACAGTCAGAGCTTCAGTAATGTTTACCGAAGCATCTGGTCACTCTTTCCACCGAATCTCCTCGCTGAAGCTCTGAACCTGCTCTCTCAAGCAACTTCCACCCCCGACGATCCTGGAATTAGCTGGAGTAGGCGTGCAAAATGCGCACCAAACGATACAGAATGCGTGATGACAATT AACGACATCTATGAATGGCTTGTGGCAACTTTCTTTGTGTGGTTTATTTTGGCTATCTATTTTGATAATATAATTCCAAATGCATATGGAGTGAGGAAGCCAATGTTTTATTTCTTAAATCCTGGCTACTGGATGGGGAAAGGAGGAGGCAAAGTGAAAG AGGGTGGCATTTGTAGTTGCATCGGTTCAGCTCGCCCACCAGAGCATGGTACTCCTGATGACGAAGATGTTCTCCAAGAGGAAAGTATTGTGAAAGCACAAGCAAAAGAAGGCTTAGTTGATACAAATGTTGCAGTGCAGATTCGTGGCCTTGTGAAGACTTATCCTGGGACTACCCAACTTGGTTGCTGTAAATGCAAAAGGACATCCACATATCATGCTATTAAG GGGCTGTGGGTAAACCTTCCTAAAGATCAGCTGTTTTGTCTTCTTGGACCCAATGGCGCTGGAAAGACTACAACGATAAATTGTTTGACAGGAATCACCCCAGTTACAGGGGGAGATG CTTTGGTGTATGGTTACTCGATCAGAAATTCGGTTGGCATGTCAAACATCAGAAAAATCATTGGAGTTTGTCCTCAG TTTGATATCCTTTGGGACTTGTTGACTGGCAAAGAGCATCTCTACCTTTTTGCAAATATCAAAGGGCTCCCCCCGGCTACCATCAAATCG GTGGTTGAAAAGTCACTGGCAGAGGTCAGACTAACAGAAGCAGGCAAAGTGAGAGCTGGGAGCTATAGTGGAGGAATGAAACGTCGCTTAAGTGTTGCTATAGCCCTTATTGGTGACCCCAAATTAGTTGTTTTAGATGAACCT ACGACAGGCATGGACCCAATTACAAGGAGGCATGTTTGGGATATAATAGAGGATGCAAAGAAAGGACGTGCTATCATCTTAACAACACACTCTATGGAAGAAGCCGATATTTTGAGTGACCGTATAGGAATTATGGCCAAGGGCAGACTTCGCTGCATTGGAACCTCAATCAGGCTCAAATCCCGCTTTGGAACAGGCTTTGTTGCCAATGTGAGCTTCACTGCCAGCAATGCCACAAGTCCTCCTGGAGGAGATGTGTTTTCAAAGACTTATCAGGAGGCTGTGAAACAATTCTTCAAAACT CATCTGGATGTTGTACCAAAAGAGGAGAACAAGGCCTTTCTGACTTTTGTTATACCCCACGATAGAGAAGCACTTTTGACG AAATTTTTTGCGGAGCTCCAAGATAAACAGGGAGAGTTTGGCATAGCAGATATCCAGCTTGGTTTGACAACTCTTGAGGAAGTTTTCCTGAATATTGCAAGGCAGGCAGAGCTAGAAAATGCTGCAGCTGAACGACGCTTGGCGACACTAACTTTGACATCTGGAACCTTACTCCAG ATCCCAGTGGGAGCTCGATTTGTGGGGATTCCTGGAACGGAATCAGCTGAGAATTCTAATGGCGTCATGGTTGAGGTATATTGGCAGCAAGATGATTCTGGTGCTCTTTGCATTTCTGGACACTCTTCAGAAATGCCTATTCCTCCATCTGTTCAACTACCAGCTACTTCAGCAGCAAATACGCGTCGTGGTCTCTTGGGTCGCACGGGTCCAGTTCATGGGATCGTGCTGGACTCCAACCAAATAACTACTGCCTATCCTCAATAA
- the LOC104425964 gene encoding WRKY transcription factor 72B, which yields MEDAFERSGHGGVDVVKEEKRVDDENSDHHDGGGQYSREVVLVQEVKNKMPPKESENSKPSSPNQMISSPRRKEDQHQLESARAEMSQVREENQKLKMYLNQIMRDYRTLQMKFFDAVKQEDDNKKSANATKGSCREIDQESDELVSLSLGRATSDSKKLSLEDKNKSLAQVKDNTNDHKFEEGLGFGLDYKLELLTSGTTESLPNPSPDTSIEEAKEEAGETWPPGIVKKTMRTSCDDEVSQQNPVKKARVSVRARCDTPTMNDGCQWRKYGQKIAKGNPCPRAYYRCTVAPSCPVRKQVQRCAEDMSILVTTYEGTHNHPLPMSATAMASTTSAAAHMLLSGSSTSQNISSHGSSSLTMAPMAANLQGLSFYQSEASKARSPFYLPTTSFASSSTPTITLDLTSNPLSSSSSSSLFNRFPLQYPSTRFSSTSLSFNNSFESSALPLPWGSSNGGLMNYNTSQLFNKNQALDLAKQAQESYHQSYTQKNMSSLPQQALPESIAAATKAITADPSFQSALAAALKSIIGNGGGGNSNQGGVDHFRN from the exons ATGGAGGATGCTTTTGAAAGGTCTGGTCATGGAGGTGTTGATGTTgtcaaggaagagaagagagttgatgatgaaaattctGATCATCATGATGGTGGTGGACAGTATAGCAGAGAAGTGGTGCTTGTTCAAGAG gTCAAAAATAAAATGCCACCAAAAGAAAGCGAAAATTCAAAGCCGTCTTCTCCGAACCAGATGATCTCGTCCCCAAGAAGAAAG GAAGATCAACATCAGCTTGAATCTGCGAGAGCTGAAATGAGTCAAGTAAGAGAGGAGAACCAGAAACTGAAGATGTATTTGAATCAAATAATGAGAGACTATCGGACACTCCAAATGAAATTCTTCGATGCTGTCAAGCAAGAAGATGACAATAAGAAATCGGCCAATGCCACCAAGGGGAGTTGCCGAGAGATTGATCAGGAATCTGATGAACTTGTCTCTCTCAGCCTAGGAAGAGCAACAAGTGATTCGAAGAAATTATCATTAGAGGATAAGAATAAATCACTTGCCCAAGTGAAAGACAATACTAATGATCATAAGTTTGAAGAAGGCTTGGGCTTCGGACTGGACTACAAGTTGGAACTGTTGACATCTGGAACGACAGAATCGTTGCCGAACCCGAGCCCAGATACGAGTATTGAGGAAGCAAAGGAGGAAGCTGGAGAGACATGGCCGCCAGGCATAGTCAAAAAGACAATGAGAACCAGTTGTGATGATGAAGTCTCCCAGCAAAATCCTGTGAAAAAGGCTAGGGTTTCTGTGAGAGCTAGATGTGACACTCCAACG ATGAACGATGGATGTCAATGGAGAAAATATGGGCAAAAGATCGCGAAAGGAAATCCATGTCCTCGAGCATATTATCGTTGCACTGTTGCGCCATCCTGCCCAGTAAGAAAACAG GTTCAAAGATGTGCCGAGGATATGTCCATCTTGGTCACCACCTACGAGGGCACGCACAACCACCCGCTTCCTATGTCAGCCACCGCCATGGCCTCCACCACCTCCGCGGCTGCCCACATGCTTCTATCCGGCTCATCGACCTCTCAAAACATTAGCAGTCACGGCTCatcgagcctcaccatggcaCCCATGGCTGCCAATCTCCAAGGCCTAAGCTTTTACCAATCGGAAGCTTCCAAAGCAAGATCGCCATTCTATTTGCCTACCACATCGTTTGCATCCTCATCCACACCAACCATCACTCTTGATCTCACGTCAAACCCATTatcatcttcctcatcatcctcTCTGTTCAATAGGTTTCCTTTACAATACCCTTCAACAAGGTTCTCTTCCACAAGCCTAAGCTTTAACAATTCCTTCGAGTCTAGTGCCCTTCCCTTGCCTTGGGGGTCCTCAAATGGTGGCCTGATGAACTATAACACCTCTCAACTCTTCAACAAGAACCAAGCCCTAGACCTTGCAAAGCAGGCTCAAGAAAGTTACCATCAGTCCTACACGCAAAAGAACATGTCGAGCCTTCCCCAACAAGCGCTACCGGAATCCATTGCTGCTGCCACAAAGGCGATCACTGCCGATCCGAGCTTCCAATCTGCTTTGGCGGCAGCTCTAAAGTCGATCATCGGTAATGGTGGAGGTGGAAATAGTAACCAGGGAGGCGTTGATCATTTCAGAAATTAG